A stretch of Deltaproteobacteria bacterium DNA encodes these proteins:
- a CDS encoding cytochrome C biosynthesis protein, translating to MLDQAFLTINHWMAGSLGLALLGSFLWGMACVLFSPCHLASIPLIIAYVGGQQRLLEGRKAALYAVLFSLGLFLTIALVGALCAVLGRMLGDVGPYWTIPVGLLLIWVAFDMLGVSKCSLPGNKYLARLRITGAGGAFLLGLAYGILSGSCTFGFIAPLLAIITVQGKIVTGLLLITLFATGHCLPIAIAGSSTAAIKKILDNKTFHRGGQWFRRGAGVLICILGLYFISRPFN from the coding sequence ATGCTTGACCAGGCATTTCTTACCATCAACCACTGGATGGCCGGCTCCCTTGGCCTGGCCCTGCTGGGAAGTTTTCTCTGGGGGATGGCGTGCGTCCTGTTCAGCCCCTGCCATCTGGCCTCGATTCCGCTGATCATTGCCTATGTCGGCGGCCAGCAAAGGCTCCTGGAAGGCAGAAAGGCGGCGCTGTACGCCGTCCTCTTCAGCCTGGGGCTTTTTCTCACCATCGCTCTGGTCGGCGCGCTCTGCGCCGTTCTTGGCCGGATGCTGGGGGACGTGGGGCCTTACTGGACTATTCCCGTGGGGTTGCTGCTGATCTGGGTCGCCTTCGACATGCTGGGAGTGAGCAAATGTTCACTCCCAGGCAATAAATACCTTGCGCGACTGCGGATCACCGGGGCAGGCGGCGCCTTTCTCCTCGGCCTGGCCTACGGCATCCTATCCGGCTCCTGCACCTTTGGCTTCATTGCCCCCCTGCTCGCCATCATAACGGTACAGGGAAAAATTGTTACCGGCCTGCTGCTGATCACCCTGTTTGCCACAGGTCACTGCCTGCCCATTGCCATTGCCGGCAGCTCCACCGCGGCCATCAAAAAAATCCTGGACAATAAAACATTCCATCGGGGAGGACAGTGGTTCAGGCGGGGGGCCGGGGTCCTGATCTGCATCCTTGGCCTTTATTTTATTTCCCGCCCCTTCAACTAA